ccgctgccgagcgGCTGGGAGATGCGCTTGACCTCTACCGCGCGCGTCTACTTTGTCGATCACAATACGAAGACCACGACGTGGGACGATCCGCGCCTGCCGAGCAGTCTGGACCAAAATGTGCCGCAGTACAAGCGCGACTTTAGGCGCAAGCTCATCTACTTCCGCTCGCAGCCCGCTCTGCGCCCGGTCCCGGGTCAGTGCCACGtcaaggtgcgccgcacgcatATTTTCGAGGATAGTTATGCGGAGATCATGCGGCAGCAACCGAACGACTTGAAAAAGCGATTGATGATCAAGTTTGAGGGCGAAGATGCGTTGGACTATGGCGGTGTTTCGCGTGAGttcttcttcctcctctCCCACGAGATGTTCAATCCGTTCTACTGTCTGTTTGAGTACAGTGCTCACGACAACTACACACTCCAGATCAATCCCCACTCTGGCATCAACCCCGAGCACCTGAACTACTTCAAGTTTATCGGCCGCGTTCTGGGCCTTGCCATCTTCCACCGCCGCTTCCTCGACGCACACTTCATTGTATCGTTTTACAAGATGATTTTGAAGAAGAAGATTTTATTGTCGGACATGGAAAGTGTGGACGCCGACTACTACCGCTCACTGCAGTGGATGCTGGACAACCCGATCGATGGGGTGATGGAAGAGACGTTCAGTGCGATTGAGGACAAGTTTGGCGAAATGATCACCGTCGAGCTCAAGCCCGGCGGCGAGCACATTGACGTCACTGACGACAACAAGCGTGAATatgtcgagcgcatggTCGAATGGCGCATTATGAAGCGTGTCGAGGAGCAGTTCCGTGCGTTTATTTCTGGTTTCTCGGAGCTCATTCCCCTCGACTTGATCAATGTGTTTGATGAGCGCGAACTGGAGCTATTAATGGGTGGTATGTCGGAGATCGACGTGGACGACTGGAAGCGCTTCACCGACTACCGTGGCTTTACGGAGCAGGACGATGTGGTGCAGTGGTTCTGGCAGTGTGTGCAAAAGTGGCCTGCAGAGCAGCGCTCGCGTCTGCTGCAGTTTGCGACGGGCACGTCGCGTATTCCAGTCAATGGATTCAAAGATTTGCAAGGCTCCGACGGGCCGCGCAGGTTCACGATCGAAAAATCGGGCGAGGTGAACCATTTGCCCAAGTCACACACTTGCTTTAACCGTATTGACCTGCCGCCGTACCCGAGTATGGAGGTATTGGAAAGCAAGCTGGTGCTTGCGATTGAGGAGGGTATGCGTTTTGGCAACGAGTAATACGGCAGACATGCTTTTCTTGTACAACTTTTAGTATTGAACCGTTACAACCTATCTGCGTGCTCCTGCGCGTCTTGTTCAAATAGAAAAAACGGCGGTGCCACCACGTTGTTAAATACAGAGCTGCCATAGACAAGGCACGCAAATCCAAGGAACTggactgcgccgctcagCGGCTGCAGCACTTCCCACCCAAATGCCATGCTCAATGCCGTAatgccgagcgtgcgcagggTATCAATGGTGCTTCTCGACGTAGCACTCACAAGACGCGTCACATTCAGGCCAAACATGTTGAAGAGCGCAATGCTTAGCGCACACGCAAGCATGCTCCATAAAATTGTAGAATTCTCCACGATCTGACGCCAGCCCGCGGCCATGTCAAATGAACCGCCAGTGCCCGCACCCAGCGTGTAATGCAGGAGCGGCATGCATACAAGCACAATCGCAGTCCCAAATGCGCCTTCCAGCGCAACCGCTGTCGTCGGTCGCACCGCAAAGTCGCTCATTACCTTTTCTTCCCACACCGACTGCATGGCGGTAAGAACTTGGGAAAGCAGGACCATGGCAACGCCCAACAAGACTTTTGCCGCAAACGAGGTATCGGCCGTGCcaacgatgcgcgccaCAAAAGAATGCTCTGGATACACGAAAATACTGCTCAACCccacgagcgc
This region of Malassezia vespertilionis chromosome 9, complete sequence genomic DNA includes:
- a CDS encoding uncharacterized protein (EggNog:ENOG503NV5U; TransMembrane:6 (n6-14c19/20o85-108i120-137o143-163i184-204o224-243i264-284o); COG:E; COG:G) codes for the protein MFLGESLFLIPLLFRYLQRQILQRRDDASEPLLDDDTPISVYGAAAPRAKHTAHFWKRIVSGANSLFYDESPRSPKNAAFVSKDAFLFLFPAVCDICATTLINAALVIMPASICQMTRGSLVLFVGILSVVFLGYHLRLYQWVSLLLVMLGVALVGLSSIFVYPEHSFVARIVGTADTSFAAKVLLGVAMVLLSQVLTAMQSVWEEKVMSDFAVRPTTAVALEGAFGTAIVLVCMPLLHYTLGAGTGGSFDMAAGWRQIVENSTILWSMLACALSIALFNMFGLNVTRLVSATSRSTIDTLRTLGITALSMAFGWEVLQPLSGAVQFLGFACLVYGSSVFNNVVAPPFFLFEQDAQEHADRL
- a CDS encoding HECT-type E3 ubiquitin transferase (EggNog:ENOG503NWRW; COG:H), with the protein product MRDVFRLPDPFAIVTVDGEQTHTTSVIKKTLNPYWNDSFDITVTDASIVAVQIFDQKKFKKRDQGFLGVVNIRVAEVIDLELGGKALLTRDLKRSNDNLVVHGKLIIDLNTNVSTPLPHDAAAGGASLATPASAPAPAPAESAAASTAPAVAALQPNAASEPDVARAQTSAHRPSVADSIPAVIASDTDAHSNTSAPISAPQPRPEGNSDEYGLLPVGWERRTDHLGRTYYVDHNMRSTTWTRPTGEAPQDTIEIDRARMNSTAVADDFLGVENSSVNSPSATPVGAASNATSAGAGPLPSGWEQRTTADGRAYFVDHNTRTTTWVDPRRQQILRVMGPNGNNLSLQPQSVSQLGPLPSGWEMRLTSTARVYFVDHNTKTTTWDDPRLPSSLDQNVPQYKRDFRRKLIYFRSQPALRPVPGQCHVKVRRTHIFEDSYAEIMRQQPNDLKKRLMIKFEGEDALDYGGVSREFFFLLSHEMFNPFYCLFEYSAHDNYTLQINPHSGINPEHLNYFKFIGRVLGLAIFHRRFLDAHFIVSFYKMILKKKILLSDMESVDADYYRSLQWMLDNPIDGVMEETFSAIEDKFGEMITVELKPGGEHIDVTDDNKREYVERMVEWRIMKRVEEQFRAFISGFSELIPLDLINVFDERELELLMGGMSEIDVDDWKRFTDYRGFTEQDDVVQWFWQCVQKWPAEQRSRLLQFATGTSRIPVNGFKDLQGSDGPRRFTIEKSGEVNHLPKSHTCFNRIDLPPYPSMEVLESKLVLAIEEGMRFGNE